Proteins from a genomic interval of Marmoricola sp. OAE513:
- a CDS encoding CDP-glycerol glycerophosphotransferase family protein, translating into MGPALADDELGRYHQHRLQAAYRASSPALSETILLTSFQGTAAAGDPLAVDRYLAEHHPGIERVWGVADHATAVPAGARAVLIGSRSWYDTAAGSRYVVANTDLGGWFEAKPGQRSLQTFRGHPFKAMGTDLWRSQGANPGEVRLWAARAREEWSQILLADPASADHYRAQFGYAGPTLVAGYPRTDALVNADAAAVRGEVLQRLGIDPASTVVLYAPTERDAAASEAYAAGPGPDLDLAALTEALGDDHVVLVRVPRTWRRPSLRAIRAGAAVDVSGVPDVTELLLAADAAVLDYGSLRFDWAITGKPAVFYVPDRDAYLGARAPLFDFDSSAPGPQVATAAAVAAALADLETLRASYADALGAFNQRFNTANDGRATERVVAALLNPGAR; encoded by the coding sequence GTGGGACCGGCGCTCGCGGACGACGAGCTCGGCCGGTACCACCAGCACCGGCTGCAGGCGGCGTACCGGGCGAGCAGCCCGGCACTCTCCGAGACGATCCTGCTCACCAGCTTCCAGGGCACTGCTGCCGCGGGCGACCCGCTGGCGGTCGACCGGTACCTGGCCGAGCACCACCCCGGGATCGAGCGTGTCTGGGGTGTCGCGGACCACGCGACCGCCGTTCCGGCCGGTGCTCGCGCCGTGCTGATCGGCAGCCGCTCGTGGTACGACACCGCGGCCGGCAGCCGGTACGTCGTCGCCAACACCGACCTCGGCGGATGGTTCGAGGCGAAGCCCGGCCAGCGGTCTCTGCAGACCTTCCGCGGGCACCCGTTCAAGGCGATGGGCACGGACCTGTGGCGCAGCCAGGGAGCGAACCCCGGCGAGGTGCGGCTCTGGGCGGCGCGGGCGCGGGAGGAGTGGAGCCAGATCCTGCTCGCCGACCCTGCGAGCGCTGACCACTACCGCGCCCAGTTCGGGTACGCCGGCCCGACGCTGGTCGCCGGTTACCCCCGTACGGACGCTCTCGTGAACGCGGACGCCGCCGCCGTCCGTGGCGAGGTGCTCCAGCGGCTCGGGATCGATCCCGCGAGCACGGTCGTCCTCTACGCGCCGACCGAGCGCGACGCCGCCGCGAGCGAGGCGTACGCCGCCGGACCGGGTCCGGATCTCGACCTGGCAGCGCTGACCGAGGCGCTGGGCGACGACCACGTCGTCCTGGTGCGGGTCCCGCGGACCTGGCGCCGCCCTTCGCTGCGAGCGATCCGCGCCGGCGCAGCCGTCGACGTGTCCGGCGTCCCGGACGTGACCGAGCTGCTCCTGGCCGCCGACGCGGCGGTGCTGGACTACGGCTCGCTGCGGTTCGACTGGGCCATCACCGGCAAGCCGGCCGTCTTCTACGTGCCCGACCGCGACGCCTACCTGGGTGCGCGGGCACCGTTGTTCGACTTCGACAGCAGCGCACCGGGACCGCAGGTCGCCACGGCCGCCGCGGTCGCCGCGGCACTCGCCGACCTCGAGACGCTGAGAGCCTCGTACGCAGACGCGCTCGGCGCGTTCAACCAGCGCTTCAACACAGCCAACGACGGCCGCGCCACCGAGCGCGTGGTGGCCGCGCTGCTCAATCCAGGAGCGCGCTGA
- a CDS encoding glycosyltransferase, translating to MAAVDKHTPGAGGPRATLRRLAARSARRLRTGRPTLSIVVLAAGGDPGRLHATLTSVRDQPSPAIEILVVGYDGGLELARSTAGDDTRVRFLAADDVAGARAAGLAKAKGEFVLVATAGDRYPANAIADLLPALLPGETLLLADTYDDAGPADLVVRPDLARFPYLGRLVLPRERAVALAASVPDADADAMPVALAALAAGFSSTPYPAWSDDRGPKPRLFTVRHDPLPGLAARVGADLASLLATEGAARQQRALGALAVLRPFLESAEGADDATWSQLVEHARVLLAEAADQLESLDLVPRVLALLAAADKRAELVAYAATVTERRSGEDVPTVVEDGQVRARLDVPLPPDALVVGEHESSLVAQARRLVLDDDVLRLEVFVGVRHTHQVDPPTVAARLVNGDASLGLHVRTGSDVAVTRWMDETEHDHDAGVVELSIGVQDLRPGAWEIELDWAAGGLRRSGLVTGVAATGSASRRPLAVAGHAVHLVAAHGRVALRVSDGVPEERPATLSRIELVGTELRITAAPDVDTVHLTGKGLAVEARSGAAGFWTVPLEADVWGQGVLPLPSGSYRLKFERAGKRVPVVPASTVVDRLPTEHRSDRHRLQMLLSGETVAIRLDAPLADDEVGIRSRWKQRAAYAQITEPLDDRLVYFQSFAGHGVGDHPLAIGAELARRRSDLDLRWVVADSSVPVPPGFSPLLVRSRDWYDVLARAKHLVVNVELERWFRRREGQQILQTFHGYPSKAMGLGLWRPRNLLPSQIEAQLDQSSRTWNNLLTPDVEMDQYYRRDYDYDGTILPLGYPRNDELVLPGRDDVRAAVRERLGIQPHQRALLYAPTWRDDQSTNYRAAQSVTHLDVEEASRGLGDDWVLLLRGHRFHAPSGTRGSRVIDVTEYPHINDLILAADAAVLDYSSLRFDFALVNRPMVFLVPDLDTYTDSTRGFLWDYRETTPGPLVASTAEVVAQLRDFDGLVSRHHADLVAFNARYNRLQDGHAAERVVDAFFSALLD from the coding sequence GTGGCCGCAGTCGACAAGCACACTCCCGGTGCAGGGGGACCGCGGGCAACGCTCCGCCGTCTCGCTGCCCGGAGTGCTCGTCGGCTGCGGACCGGAAGACCCACCCTGAGCATCGTCGTGCTCGCGGCCGGGGGAGACCCCGGCCGCCTGCACGCGACGCTCACCTCGGTGCGCGACCAGCCCTCGCCCGCGATCGAGATCCTCGTCGTCGGGTACGACGGCGGGCTCGAGCTCGCCCGCAGCACGGCCGGCGACGACACCCGGGTCCGGTTCCTGGCCGCGGACGACGTGGCCGGCGCCCGTGCGGCAGGCCTGGCGAAGGCGAAGGGCGAGTTCGTCCTCGTTGCGACCGCCGGGGACCGGTACCCCGCGAACGCGATCGCCGACCTGCTCCCGGCGCTCCTGCCCGGCGAAACCCTGCTGCTCGCCGACACCTACGACGACGCCGGCCCCGCGGACCTGGTGGTCCGTCCCGACCTGGCACGGTTCCCCTACCTGGGCCGCCTGGTGCTCCCGCGCGAGCGAGCGGTCGCGCTGGCCGCGTCGGTGCCCGACGCCGACGCCGACGCGATGCCGGTCGCGCTCGCTGCACTGGCCGCAGGGTTCTCCAGCACGCCGTACCCCGCCTGGTCCGACGACCGCGGGCCGAAACCGCGGCTGTTCACCGTGCGGCACGACCCCCTGCCCGGACTGGCCGCGCGCGTCGGGGCCGACCTGGCCTCGCTGTTGGCCACCGAGGGAGCGGCCCGGCAGCAGCGGGCTCTCGGGGCGCTCGCAGTCCTCCGTCCTTTCCTGGAATCGGCCGAGGGCGCTGACGACGCGACCTGGAGCCAGCTGGTCGAGCACGCCCGGGTGCTCCTCGCCGAGGCGGCCGACCAGCTCGAGTCGCTCGACCTGGTGCCCCGGGTGCTCGCTCTGCTGGCCGCCGCTGACAAGCGTGCCGAGCTGGTCGCCTACGCCGCGACGGTGACCGAGCGCCGGTCCGGGGAGGACGTCCCGACGGTCGTCGAGGACGGCCAGGTCCGGGCGCGTCTCGACGTACCGCTGCCGCCGGACGCCCTCGTCGTCGGCGAGCACGAGAGCAGCCTGGTGGCCCAGGCGCGGCGTCTGGTCCTGGACGACGACGTCCTGCGCCTCGAGGTCTTCGTCGGGGTCCGGCACACGCACCAGGTCGACCCGCCGACCGTGGCTGCTCGCCTCGTCAACGGGGACGCGAGCCTCGGACTGCACGTCCGGACCGGCAGCGACGTGGCCGTCACCCGGTGGATGGACGAGACCGAGCACGACCACGACGCCGGTGTCGTCGAGCTGAGCATCGGCGTCCAGGACCTGCGTCCGGGTGCGTGGGAGATCGAGCTGGACTGGGCTGCCGGCGGACTCCGCCGCTCGGGACTGGTCACCGGTGTCGCCGCGACGGGGTCGGCCTCCCGTCGCCCGCTCGCGGTCGCCGGGCATGCGGTGCACCTGGTCGCCGCGCACGGTCGGGTGGCGCTTCGCGTGAGCGACGGCGTCCCCGAGGAGCGACCTGCCACCCTGAGCCGGATCGAGCTCGTCGGCACCGAGCTGCGGATCACTGCCGCGCCCGACGTCGACACCGTCCACCTGACCGGCAAGGGCCTCGCGGTCGAGGCGCGGTCCGGCGCGGCCGGCTTCTGGACGGTCCCGCTCGAGGCCGACGTCTGGGGGCAGGGCGTCCTGCCGCTGCCCTCGGGCAGCTACCGGCTCAAGTTCGAGCGCGCGGGCAAGCGGGTCCCGGTGGTGCCCGCGAGCACCGTGGTGGACCGGTTGCCCACCGAGCACCGGTCCGACCGGCACCGGCTCCAGATGCTGCTGTCCGGCGAGACCGTGGCGATCCGCCTCGACGCGCCGCTGGCCGACGACGAGGTCGGGATCCGGTCCCGGTGGAAGCAGCGGGCCGCGTACGCGCAGATCACCGAGCCGCTCGACGACCGCTTGGTCTACTTCCAGTCCTTCGCGGGCCACGGGGTCGGCGACCACCCGTTGGCGATCGGCGCGGAGCTGGCTCGTCGGCGCTCGGACCTCGACCTGCGCTGGGTCGTCGCGGACTCCTCCGTGCCGGTTCCCCCGGGCTTCTCACCGCTGCTGGTCCGCAGTCGCGACTGGTACGACGTGCTCGCCCGTGCCAAGCACCTGGTCGTGAACGTCGAGCTGGAGCGCTGGTTCCGCCGGCGCGAGGGCCAGCAGATCCTGCAGACCTTCCACGGCTACCCGTCCAAGGCCATGGGACTCGGGCTGTGGCGCCCGCGCAACCTGCTGCCCAGCCAGATCGAGGCCCAGCTCGACCAGTCCTCGCGCACCTGGAACAACCTGCTCACGCCCGACGTCGAGATGGACCAGTACTACCGGCGGGACTACGACTACGACGGCACGATCCTGCCGCTGGGTTACCCGCGCAACGACGAGCTCGTGCTGCCCGGGCGGGATGACGTCCGGGCGGCGGTCCGCGAACGCCTGGGCATCCAGCCGCACCAGCGTGCGCTGCTCTACGCACCGACCTGGCGCGACGACCAGTCCACCAACTACCGGGCGGCGCAGTCGGTGACGCACCTCGACGTGGAGGAGGCCTCGCGCGGTCTGGGTGACGACTGGGTGCTGCTGCTGCGTGGCCACCGCTTCCACGCGCCGTCCGGGACCCGCGGCTCCCGGGTCATCGACGTCACCGAGTACCCGCACATCAACGACCTGATCCTCGCCGCCGACGCAGCCGTCCTGGACTACTCCTCGCTGCGGTTCGACTTCGCCCTGGTGAACCGGCCGATGGTGTTCCTGGTGCCTGACCTGGACACCTACACCGACTCGACCCGCGGGTTCCTCTGGGACTACCGCGAGACGACGCCCGGACCGCTGGTGGCCAGCACCGCCGAGGTGGTCGCCCAGCTGCGCGACTTCGACGGCCTGGTCAGTCGTCACCACGCCGACCTGGTCGCTTTCAACGCCCGCTACAACCGGCTCCAGGACGGGCACGCGGCCGAGCGGGTCGTCGACGCCTTCTTCAGCGCGCTCCTGGATTGA
- a CDS encoding ABC transporter substrate-binding protein, translating to MNSKFLRRTSIVLIAPMMMFAAACGSDDKDSKVEKAKDAVDGGKVVLVGQGFPEADIMTELYAGLLTNAGFEVSTKALATRDLYLPELEKGSVQISTDYLSSFTEALNRQANGDDAAVVASNDAEATLSELNKLGSKVGVTALEPAEAQDANAFAVTKKFADEKGLKTLSDLAALGLDLKLGAAPDCDKRPDCKVGLESKYGLKIKTVVPTGFGSDETKSDLKDGDTQLGQVGTSDATVANDGLVILEDDKGLQNAENLVPIANTKWLDDHPQAADALNPLAQVLTTEDLAGLIAKVSIGREKAADVALEYLKDKDLLK from the coding sequence ATGAACAGCAAGTTCCTACGACGGACGTCGATCGTGCTGATCGCCCCGATGATGATGTTCGCGGCCGCGTGCGGCAGCGACGACAAGGACTCCAAGGTCGAGAAGGCCAAGGACGCCGTCGACGGCGGCAAGGTCGTCCTGGTCGGTCAGGGCTTCCCCGAGGCCGACATCATGACCGAGCTGTACGCCGGTCTCCTCACCAACGCGGGCTTCGAGGTCAGCACCAAGGCGCTGGCCACGCGTGACCTCTACCTCCCGGAGCTGGAGAAGGGCTCGGTCCAGATCTCGACCGACTACCTCTCCTCCTTCACGGAGGCCCTCAACCGGCAGGCCAACGGCGACGACGCCGCGGTGGTCGCGTCCAACGACGCGGAGGCCACGCTGAGCGAGCTCAACAAGCTCGGTTCCAAGGTCGGCGTCACGGCGCTCGAGCCGGCCGAGGCGCAGGACGCCAACGCGTTCGCGGTCACCAAGAAGTTCGCCGACGAGAAGGGCCTCAAGACCCTCAGCGACCTCGCTGCCCTGGGTCTGGATCTCAAGCTCGGTGCCGCGCCGGACTGCGACAAGCGCCCCGACTGCAAGGTCGGCCTGGAGAGCAAGTACGGCCTGAAGATCAAGACGGTCGTCCCGACAGGCTTCGGCTCCGACGAGACCAAGTCCGACCTCAAGGACGGCGACACCCAGCTGGGCCAGGTCGGCACCAGTGACGCGACCGTCGCCAACGACGGCCTCGTCATCCTCGAGGACGACAAGGGTCTGCAGAACGCCGAGAACCTGGTCCCGATCGCCAACACCAAGTGGCTCGACGACCACCCGCAGGCCGCTGACGCGCTGAACCCGCTGGCCCAGGTCCTCACCACCGAGGACCTCGCCGGGCTCATCGCGAAGGTCTCGATCGGCCGCGAGAAGGCTGCCGACGTGGCGCTGGAGTACCTGAAGGACAAGGACCTCCTGAAGTAA
- a CDS encoding ABC transporter permease, whose amino-acid sequence MNGVLDWFRDPDHWHGDHGVPVLLGQHVLLTATSVALAALIGFPLALWLGHRHRGGVLAINLTNIGRAVPIVALLALFSLSVIGNDYFGPYGRAGLATLVTLALFALPPIVTATYTAMVEVDPDVVEAARGMGMSELEIVRRVEIPLAAALIISGLRLAVVQVWATATIAALVAGPGLGYIITRGYASNQTAEVVAGSLIVAAVALLLEVGLVALQRVVDPVPQR is encoded by the coding sequence ATGAACGGCGTCCTCGACTGGTTCCGCGACCCGGACCACTGGCACGGCGACCACGGCGTCCCGGTGCTGCTCGGCCAGCACGTGCTGCTGACCGCGACCTCGGTCGCGCTGGCTGCCCTGATCGGGTTCCCGCTCGCGCTCTGGCTCGGTCACCGCCACCGCGGTGGCGTCCTGGCGATCAACCTGACCAACATCGGCCGGGCGGTGCCGATCGTCGCGCTGCTCGCGCTGTTCTCGCTCTCGGTGATCGGCAACGACTACTTCGGTCCCTACGGACGGGCCGGTCTGGCCACCTTGGTCACCCTCGCCCTGTTCGCGCTGCCCCCGATCGTGACAGCCACCTACACCGCGATGGTCGAGGTCGACCCCGACGTGGTCGAGGCGGCGCGCGGGATGGGGATGAGCGAGCTCGAGATCGTCCGGCGGGTCGAGATCCCGCTGGCCGCCGCGCTGATCATCTCGGGCCTGCGGCTCGCGGTGGTCCAGGTGTGGGCGACGGCCACGATCGCCGCGCTGGTGGCAGGTCCGGGGCTGGGCTACATCATCACGCGCGGCTACGCGAGCAACCAGACCGCCGAGGTGGTGGCGGGGTCGCTCATCGTCGCGGCCGTGGCTCTGCTGCTGGAGGTCGGTCTGGTCGCGCTCCAGCGCGTGGTCGACCCGGTGCCGCAACGCTGA
- a CDS encoding ABC transporter permease, with protein MIPLVAPVLPDLPDNCLTRNDWICGKYYETRSAELTDALVQHIGIVLASVGLGLLVAIPLALLARRYRRLEGIIVGTTTAIYTIPSLALFSLLVPVTGLGSRTVLIGLSLYTLTILVRAILDGLKAVPAEVRESALGVGYDARRLLWRVEVPLALPAFMSGLRVATVSSVALTTVGSILDYGGLGTLIVEDSTFRAQVLAGSVLCVALAITLDVVLVLAQRLMTPWSRRARA; from the coding sequence GTGATCCCACTGGTCGCTCCTGTCCTGCCGGACCTTCCGGACAACTGCCTGACCCGCAACGACTGGATCTGCGGGAAGTACTACGAGACGCGATCTGCTGAGCTCACCGACGCGTTGGTCCAGCACATCGGCATCGTTCTCGCCTCGGTGGGCCTCGGTCTCCTGGTCGCGATCCCGCTGGCCCTCCTGGCACGACGCTACCGAAGACTCGAAGGAATCATCGTCGGCACCACCACGGCGATCTACACGATTCCCTCGCTCGCCCTGTTCTCGCTGCTGGTCCCGGTCACCGGTCTCGGCTCCCGCACCGTGCTGATCGGCCTCAGCCTCTACACGCTCACGATCCTGGTCCGGGCGATCCTGGACGGGCTCAAGGCGGTGCCCGCCGAGGTCCGCGAGTCGGCGCTCGGTGTCGGGTACGACGCCCGCCGGCTGCTGTGGCGGGTGGAGGTCCCGCTCGCGCTGCCGGCGTTCATGTCCGGCCTCCGGGTGGCCACCGTCTCCTCGGTGGCGCTGACGACGGTCGGCTCGATCCTGGACTACGGCGGCCTCGGCACGCTGATCGTCGAGGACTCGACCTTCCGTGCCCAGGTGCTGGCCGGCAGCGTGCTCTGCGTGGCGCTGGCGATCACGCTCGACGTGGTCCTGGTCCTCGCGCAACGGCTGATGACCCCCTGGTCGAGGAGGGCCCGCGCATGA
- a CDS encoding ATP-binding cassette domain-containing protein encodes MIRLEGVGKTYDDGTQAVQELDLEIAESELVCLVGPSGCGKSTTLKMINRLIEPTSGRIYVDGVDVTGADPVELRRGIGYVIQQVGLFPHQDIATNVATVPSLLGWDKKRARARATELLDLVGLDPSTFAKRYPHQLSGGQRQRVGVARALAADPPVLLMDEPFGAVDPVVRGRLQDEFLRLQRDLGKTVVMVTHDIDEAVKMGDRVAVFAAGGRLAQYDTPAAILGAPGDDFVAEFVGKARGLRRLAVTGIDPAHLEPLDDVPAAALAGTVEVSSSLEQALALLMREDKPMLGVTDGPTFLGVLTPNGIHAMLRADVNRPAG; translated from the coding sequence ATGATCCGACTCGAGGGTGTCGGCAAGACGTACGACGACGGCACCCAAGCGGTCCAGGAGCTCGACCTGGAGATCGCCGAGTCCGAGCTGGTCTGCCTCGTCGGCCCGTCGGGCTGCGGCAAGTCGACGACGCTGAAGATGATCAACCGGCTGATCGAGCCCACGTCGGGACGGATCTACGTCGACGGCGTCGACGTGACCGGAGCCGACCCGGTCGAGCTGCGCCGTGGCATCGGCTACGTCATCCAGCAGGTCGGACTGTTCCCGCACCAGGACATCGCCACCAACGTCGCCACCGTGCCGAGCCTCCTCGGTTGGGACAAGAAGAGGGCACGCGCCCGGGCGACCGAGCTGCTCGACCTCGTCGGCCTCGACCCCTCGACCTTCGCCAAGCGCTACCCGCACCAGCTCTCCGGCGGCCAGCGCCAGCGCGTCGGAGTGGCCCGTGCTCTTGCGGCGGACCCGCCGGTGCTGCTGATGGACGAGCCGTTCGGCGCGGTCGACCCCGTCGTCCGCGGTCGGCTGCAGGACGAGTTCCTGCGGCTCCAGCGCGACCTCGGCAAGACCGTGGTGATGGTGACCCACGACATCGACGAGGCCGTGAAGATGGGCGACCGGGTGGCGGTCTTCGCCGCCGGCGGGCGTCTGGCCCAGTACGACACGCCCGCCGCGATCCTGGGCGCGCCCGGCGACGACTTCGTGGCCGAGTTCGTCGGGAAGGCCCGCGGCCTGCGCCGGCTCGCGGTCACCGGGATCGACCCGGCTCACCTCGAGCCGCTGGACGACGTACCGGCCGCGGCGCTGGCCGGCACGGTGGAGGTGTCCTCCTCGCTGGAGCAGGCGCTGGCGCTGCTCATGCGCGAGGACAAGCCGATGCTCGGCGTCACCGACGGGCCGACGTTCCTCGGCGTGCTGACCCCGAACGGGATCCACGCGATGCTCCGGGCGGACGTCAACCGTCCCGCTGGTTGA
- a CDS encoding DUF3180 family protein, producing MSQAGPGTGPPQDPVGRVSVTGPGPLVVLGLAGLLVGWAGRRQALGSDWPRLDVGWLTIGAIWFVAAITLGIAFLTRRAVQAERVGLPPRQGLSRLVLGKTIARVAAATLGLCLGVVISRIGVASDAASTDIVLALLAGLGAAVGVAAGLLLEHACRVPPGDSFDLP from the coding sequence ATGAGCCAGGCGGGTCCGGGCACCGGGCCTCCGCAGGACCCGGTCGGCCGGGTCTCGGTCACCGGCCCGGGGCCGCTGGTCGTCCTCGGGCTCGCCGGGCTGCTGGTCGGCTGGGCCGGCCGCCGCCAAGCGCTCGGCTCGGACTGGCCGAGGCTGGACGTCGGCTGGCTGACGATCGGGGCGATCTGGTTCGTCGCTGCGATCACGCTGGGGATCGCCTTCCTGACCCGGCGGGCCGTCCAGGCCGAGCGCGTCGGTCTGCCCCCGCGACAGGGCCTGTCGCGGCTGGTGCTCGGCAAGACGATCGCCCGGGTGGCCGCTGCGACGCTCGGCCTGTGCCTGGGCGTGGTGATCTCCCGGATCGGGGTGGCCAGCGACGCCGCGTCGACCGACATCGTCCTCGCGCTGCTCGCCGGCCTCGGCGCGGCGGTCGGGGTCGCCGCGGGGCTGCTGCTGGAGCACGCGTGTCGGGTGCCTCCGGGCGACTCGTTCGACCTACCCTGA
- the folK gene encoding 2-amino-4-hydroxy-6-hydroxymethyldihydropteridine diphosphokinase: MTESPNPAVIDADTLTGDMHPIRRCVISIGSNLGERMYALQGAVDALGDTPEVWITGVSPVYETEPVGAPEGSKTFLNAVITLDTTLSARTLLERAHAVEAAYGRERGERNAPRTLDVDLIVVGDRHADEENLRLPHPRAAERAFVLVPWFDLESDAEIPGYGTVEELLEKTGRDGVVRRDDLVLELQ, from the coding sequence ATGACCGAGTCCCCGAACCCCGCTGTGATCGACGCGGACACCCTGACCGGTGACATGCACCCGATCCGCCGCTGCGTGATCTCGATCGGCTCCAACCTCGGCGAGCGGATGTACGCGCTCCAGGGCGCCGTCGACGCGCTGGGTGACACCCCCGAGGTCTGGATCACCGGCGTCTCGCCGGTCTATGAGACCGAGCCCGTCGGCGCGCCGGAGGGCTCGAAGACCTTCCTCAACGCTGTCATCACGCTGGACACGACGCTGTCGGCCCGGACCCTGCTCGAGCGGGCGCACGCGGTCGAGGCGGCGTACGGACGCGAGCGCGGCGAGCGGAACGCCCCGCGCACCCTGGACGTCGACCTGATCGTCGTCGGCGACCGGCACGCGGACGAGGAGAACCTGCGGCTGCCGCACCCGCGTGCCGCCGAGCGCGCCTTCGTGCTGGTGCCCTGGTTCGACCTGGAGTCCGACGCCGAGATCCCCGGCTACGGCACCGTGGAGGAGCTGCTCGAGAAGACCGGCCGGGACGGCGTCGTCCGGCGCGACGACCTGGTTCTCGAGCTGCAATGA
- the folB gene encoding dihydroneopterin aldolase, protein MNDQLAVRGIEIYAHHGVFDFERRDGQIFVIDLVLGMDTSAAAVADDLTKTVHYGELVEAVKTAVENDPVDLIETLAQRIADVCLTYEQVDQVDVTVHKPNAPIAATFSDVALTIRRSRT, encoded by the coding sequence ATGAATGACCAGTTGGCAGTCCGCGGGATCGAGATCTACGCACACCACGGTGTGTTCGATTTCGAGCGTCGCGACGGGCAGATCTTCGTGATCGACCTGGTGCTCGGGATGGATACGAGTGCAGCCGCTGTTGCAGATGACCTGACCAAGACCGTTCACTACGGCGAGCTGGTCGAGGCCGTGAAGACCGCCGTCGAGAACGACCCGGTGGACCTGATCGAGACCTTGGCGCAGCGGATCGCCGACGTGTGCCTGACCTACGAGCAAGTCGACCAGGTGGACGTCACCGTCCACAAGCCGAACGCCCCGATAGCCGCGACGTTCTCCGACGTGGCCCTCACGATCAGACGGAGCCGAACATGA
- the folP gene encoding dihydropteroate synthase translates to MGVLNVTPDSFSDGGLYADVEAAITHGLALLAQGADVLDIGGESTRPGATRPLVAEELSRVVPVISGLVERGAVVSVDTMRAQVADAALAAGATLVNDVSGGLADPEILGVVADRGAPYVAMHWRAHATEMAGRATYDDVVREVGDELVLRVQAALGAGISADRLAVDPGLGFAKTAEHNWELLRRLEELERLGLPVLLGASRKSFLGSLLAGPDGAPRDVADREDANVAISTLAARTGVWCLRVHEVRRTVDALRVVAQVEGREFVPSDPAGRVDPA, encoded by the coding sequence ATGGGCGTCCTCAACGTCACCCCGGACTCCTTCTCCGACGGCGGCCTGTACGCCGATGTCGAGGCCGCGATCACCCACGGCCTCGCGCTGCTCGCCCAGGGCGCGGACGTGCTCGACATCGGCGGTGAGTCGACGAGGCCGGGTGCCACCCGCCCGCTGGTCGCCGAGGAGCTCTCCCGGGTGGTCCCGGTGATCTCCGGCCTGGTCGAGCGCGGCGCGGTCGTCTCGGTCGACACCATGCGCGCGCAGGTGGCCGATGCTGCGCTCGCGGCGGGTGCGACCCTGGTCAACGACGTGTCCGGCGGTCTGGCCGACCCCGAGATCCTGGGCGTGGTCGCGGACCGCGGGGCGCCGTACGTCGCGATGCACTGGCGGGCGCACGCGACCGAGATGGCCGGGCGGGCGACGTACGACGACGTGGTCCGCGAGGTGGGCGACGAGCTGGTGCTCCGGGTGCAGGCGGCCCTCGGGGCCGGGATCTCCGCAGACCGTCTGGCCGTCGACCCGGGTCTGGGGTTCGCGAAGACGGCCGAGCACAATTGGGAGCTGCTGCGGCGCCTCGAGGAGCTGGAGCGCCTGGGTCTGCCGGTCCTTCTCGGGGCGAGCCGCAAGTCCTTCCTCGGGTCTCTGCTGGCCGGTCCGGACGGGGCGCCGCGCGACGTCGCCGACCGCGAGGACGCCAACGTGGCGATCAGCACGCTCGCTGCCCGCACGGGCGTCTGGTGCCTGCGGGTGCACGAGGTGCGCCGCACGGTCGACGCGCTCCGCGTGGTCGCGCAGGTCGAGGGCCGCGAGTTTGTACCGTCCGACCCCGCGGGTAGGGTCGATCCGGCATGA
- the folE gene encoding GTP cyclohydrolase I FolE encodes MSIGPVSGGSGPVKDFDHDRAAAAVRELLFAIGEDPDREGLRETPARVARAYEELTQGLRKTAEDVLTTTFDLGHDEMVLVRDIELWSMCEHHLVPFTGVAHVGYIPSESGKITGLSKLARLVDVYAKRPQVQERLTTQVADSLMEILDARGVIVVIEAEHLCMTMRGVKKAGARTITSAVRGIMHNAATRSEAMALINAAHR; translated from the coding sequence GTGAGCATCGGCCCGGTCAGCGGCGGGTCCGGTCCCGTGAAGGACTTCGACCACGACCGGGCTGCTGCCGCCGTGCGCGAGCTCCTGTTCGCGATCGGGGAGGACCCCGACCGCGAAGGGCTGCGCGAGACCCCGGCGCGGGTCGCGCGTGCCTACGAGGAGCTGACCCAAGGTCTGCGCAAGACCGCGGAGGACGTCCTGACGACGACCTTCGACCTCGGGCACGACGAGATGGTCCTGGTCCGTGACATCGAGCTCTGGTCGATGTGCGAGCACCACCTGGTGCCCTTCACCGGTGTCGCGCACGTCGGTTACATCCCGTCGGAGTCCGGCAAGATCACCGGCCTGTCCAAGCTCGCCCGGCTCGTCGACGTCTACGCGAAGCGGCCCCAGGTCCAGGAGCGGCTGACCACCCAGGTCGCCGACTCCCTGATGGAGATCCTCGACGCCCGCGGAGTCATCGTGGTGATCGAGGCCGAGCACCTCTGCATGACCATGCGCGGGGTGAAGAAGGCGGGCGCCCGCACGATCACCTCGGCGGTCCGCGGGATCATGCACAACGCCGCGACCCGCTCCGAGGCGATGGCGCTGATCAACGCCGCGCACCGGTAG